One window of Dyadobacter sandarakinus genomic DNA carries:
- a CDS encoding PAS domain S-box protein, producing the protein MMDRSIRIVHLVDSTDGAVTVKQALDKGKLATEIKVAGNRQQFMEALTDFSADIILSEYALPDIHCAQAVNLLKQKQIDIPFIIVSSAISDDMAEELLLMGADDYMIMHQAGRLAFAILRCLDKYEIKREQQRLLQQLKIHGIVDNIQDVTGKINADEQRQYKQRRLSQAQAIAHLGSWELDLSTDISIWSEETCRICGLSEKDTIQSSASWLSFVHPEDLERVINTNKDALYSAQAADYFHRIIRKDGQIRHLHVQTQSELNNQGQPARLYGIIHDVTEIENSQQALRNSESNLQAIFENTSEGFILTDDKAIVRYFNSKSRYFFELNTGKEIAIGSNLLDAVSEQKRPEFEAAITKVLAGDVWQYEHAYQHSNGEKKWFNITVNPVYENHLITGFSLVMRDITDHRLAQDMLQRSEANLNAIMNNTDALIYSLDTDFKYIICNHAHKTMMKERYGIDVQPGYDIRESLSKFDPGAVQQWRQINNRALNGEVLKFENEVSFDGTRSYLKYAIHPIRENDAVTGIACFVNDITKEKQADEKVLKALEEKYVILESIGDGFYALDKNWIVTYWNKKAEILLNCPKEAILGQSLWDVFADVIDTELYHAYHRAVKQNTIQHFELYYERDNSWFEVTAYPSASGLSVYFRDITKRKESETRLNELNQNLTDFTNELIKSNKGLEQFSYIVSHNLRAPLANIIGLAGLITQEGYTDQVKEELLNGILVNVNRLDDVITDLNTILQVKKEVSEKRELVNLQELVDEIRLSIRETIENEQVTILTDFSTAPELFTLRSYLHSIFFNLIINSIKFRQPDQMPVIQIKSNLDRGKVSVSFLDNGLGIDLLKKGDQLFGLYKRFHHHVEGKGMGLFMTKTQVEMLGGRITVDSKVNQGTEFKI; encoded by the coding sequence ATGATGGACAGAAGTATAAGAATTGTGCACCTGGTAGATTCCACTGATGGCGCGGTTACAGTAAAACAAGCTTTGGACAAAGGAAAGTTAGCTACTGAAATAAAAGTCGCCGGTAACAGGCAGCAATTCATGGAAGCCCTCACTGATTTTTCAGCTGACATTATCCTCTCGGAATATGCATTGCCCGACATTCATTGCGCACAGGCAGTGAACCTGCTGAAACAAAAACAAATTGATATTCCTTTTATCATCGTTTCTTCTGCCATATCTGATGACATGGCAGAAGAACTGCTGCTCATGGGTGCAGATGATTATATGATCATGCACCAGGCCGGGCGACTCGCTTTTGCAATCCTTCGATGCCTGGATAAATACGAGATTAAAAGAGAACAACAGCGGTTACTGCAACAATTAAAAATCCATGGCATTGTAGATAACATTCAGGATGTTACCGGTAAAATAAATGCTGACGAACAACGTCAGTACAAGCAGCGCCGCCTGAGCCAGGCCCAGGCTATTGCGCATCTGGGCAGTTGGGAACTGGATTTGTCAACGGATATCAGTATCTGGTCAGAAGAAACGTGCCGGATTTGCGGGCTGTCCGAAAAAGATACCATTCAATCCTCGGCATCCTGGCTGTCGTTCGTGCATCCTGAGGACCTGGAACGCGTTATAAACACAAATAAAGATGCCCTCTATTCCGCACAGGCCGCGGATTACTTTCACCGCATCATCAGAAAAGACGGGCAGATCCGGCACTTGCATGTGCAAACCCAGTCAGAGCTCAATAACCAGGGGCAGCCAGCCAGATTGTACGGCATCATCCATGATGTTACAGAAATAGAGAACTCCCAGCAGGCATTACGAAATTCAGAATCCAACTTGCAGGCGATTTTTGAAAACACATCCGAGGGTTTTATTTTAACTGATGACAAAGCCATCGTCCGATACTTTAACAGTAAATCCCGGTATTTTTTCGAGCTCAATACCGGCAAAGAGATTGCCATTGGAAGCAATTTACTGGATGCGGTCAGCGAACAGAAAAGACCGGAATTTGAGGCGGCAATCACAAAAGTATTAGCTGGTGATGTATGGCAATATGAACATGCTTACCAGCACAGTAATGGTGAAAAGAAATGGTTTAACATCACAGTCAACCCGGTTTATGAAAACCATCTGATTACAGGTTTTAGTCTGGTCATGAGGGATATCACAGACCACAGACTTGCACAGGATATGCTTCAAAGGTCAGAGGCAAACCTGAATGCAATCATGAATAATACCGACGCACTTATTTATTCCCTGGACACTGATTTCAAATACATCATATGCAACCATGCTCATAAAACCATGATGAAAGAAAGATATGGGATCGATGTGCAACCGGGGTATGACATACGGGAATCGTTAAGCAAGTTTGATCCTGGTGCTGTGCAGCAGTGGAGACAAATTAACAATAGGGCATTAAATGGTGAAGTACTGAAATTTGAAAACGAAGTTTCTTTTGATGGAACCAGAAGTTATTTGAAATACGCGATCCACCCCATCCGGGAAAATGACGCAGTAACAGGCATTGCATGCTTTGTAAATGACATCACAAAAGAAAAACAGGCGGATGAAAAGGTACTTAAAGCGCTGGAAGAAAAATATGTGATCCTGGAAAGTATCGGGGATGGCTTTTATGCACTGGACAAGAACTGGATTGTCACCTATTGGAACAAGAAAGCCGAGATCCTGCTGAACTGCCCGAAAGAAGCCATATTAGGACAGTCTTTATGGGATGTATTTGCGGATGTGATTGATACTGAGCTTTATCATGCTTACCACAGGGCTGTGAAGCAGAATACCATTCAGCATTTTGAACTGTATTATGAAAGGGACAACTCCTGGTTTGAGGTCACGGCCTATCCCTCGGCGAGTGGGTTGTCGGTCTATTTCAGGGATATTACCAAACGAAAAGAATCCGAAACACGCCTTAATGAGCTTAATCAGAACCTGACGGATTTTACCAATGAGCTTATCAAATCCAATAAAGGCCTTGAACAGTTTTCCTATATCGTGTCACACAACCTGCGCGCCCCGTTAGCAAATATCATCGGACTGGCCGGACTTATTACCCAGGAAGGCTATACGGATCAGGTAAAAGAAGAACTACTCAATGGAATATTAGTCAATGTAAACCGGCTTGATGACGTCATCACAGACCTGAATACAATCTTACAGGTTAAAAAAGAGGTCAGTGAAAAAAGAGAGCTTGTAAATCTGCAAGAACTGGTAGACGAAATCAGGCTGAGCATCCGGGAAACAATTGAAAATGAACAGGTAACGATTCTGACCGATTTTAGTACTGCACCCGAGCTGTTTACGCTAAGAAGTTATCTGCACAGTATTTTTTTCAACCTGATCATTAACAGCATCAAGTTTCGTCAGCCGGACCAGATGCCTGTTATTCAGATCAAGAGTAACCTTGATCGGGGCAAGGTAAGTGTTTCATTTCTGGATAATGGATTGGGAATTGACCTGCTCAAAAAAGGCGACCAGCTATTTGGCTTGTACAAACGCTTTCATCACCATGTGGAAGGAAAAGGCATGGGATTGTTTATGACGAAAACACAGGTAGAAATGCTGGGAGGAAGAATTACAGTGGACAGTAAGGTCAACCAGGGAACCGAGTTTAAGATTTAA